CGACCTCGCGCAGGACCTCGGCGACCTCGTCCACCGTCTGCGGGGTCCCGACGTACGTCGCGATGCCGAGCGGCGCGAGCGCCTCGTGCAGGCCGCTGTACTCGTCGGTCAACACCAGGTCCGGCTCGAGCGCGACGATCGCCTCGACGTCCGCCTCGAAGGCGCTGCCCAGGTCGGGCAGCGCCTCGACCTCGCTCGGGTGGTTGCTGAACGTATCGACGCCGACGAGGCGGTCGCACGCCCCGACGGCGCACACCTTCTCGGTGTGGGTCGGGACCATCGCCACGACCCGCTGGGCGGGCCGCGCGAGCTGGACCTCGCGGCCCAGGTCGTCGACGACGGGCCCTTGAGCGACGGCGACCCCGAGGAGCGCCAGCGCGCCGATCGTCGCGACGACGGTGCGGACGACGGTACGGGCGACGATCAGCGTCGGGGACCCCACGGTCGTGGACCGTGGTGCGGCGTGGGCACGGGATCGGGCGATGCGCGACATCGAAGCCTCCTCGGGCTCGCGCGCGGCGGAACCGGCGCGCCGAGGGGGCGCGAGGCCTCCCGGGCGACCGCCTCGTCCGCGCGAGGGGAACGCGTCCTCGGAGGCCGGCATTCGGGCTTCCCGGGAAGGGACACCGTTGCGGGACAGCGCCGGATTCGCACCGGTCTTCCCCGACCGCCGAGGGTCGGCGCGAGGCTACCACGCGCCCCCGCGCGGCCCCGGGGCGGGCGTCCCGGGTGATAATCCCCACGTGCACGACCCGACCCGCCTCGCCGTCGCCGACCTCGCCGCCCCCACCCCGCGGGGGGCGTCGCTCGCGTCGTTCGTCCCACCCCCCCGGTTCGGGACGACCGACTTCGCCTCGTACGCCCCGAGCGACCCGACACAGGCGACCGCCCGCGACCGCGTCGCGGCCTTCGCCGAGGCCGCCGCCCAGCCCCGCCGGTCGGCGCCGTGGCGCCGCCGCCGCAGCGGGGCGGGGCTGTACCTCGACGGCGGGTTCGGGGTCGGCAAGACGCACCTGCTCGCCGCAGCGTGGCACGCCGCCCCGCTTCCCGAGGCGGCGAAGCGCTACCTGTCGTTCCAGGAGCTCGTGTTCGTGCTGGGGGTCCTCGGTCGGGACGGAGCGGCGGAGGCGTTCGCCGACGTCCGGCTGTTGTGCCTCGACGAGTTCGAACTCGACGACCCCGGCAACACCCTCCTCATCGCGACGTTCCTCCGCGGCGCGTTCGCGCGCGGCACCGACGTCCTCACGACGTCGAACACCGATCCGGCGGCGCAGGGGCGGGGCCGGTTCGCGGCGCAGGACTTCCGGCGCGAGATCCAGGGGATCGCCGACCGCTTCGAGGTCGTCCGCCTCGAGGGCCCCGACCACCGCGCCGGCCGGCGCGAGGGGGGCTGGACGCCGTCGGACGCCCTCGACGCCGCCGTGGCGTCGGCCGACGGCACGGTCGCGGTGGGGACCGGCGCGGACCTGCACGGTGTCCTCGAGCGCCACCACCCGGTCCGCTACCGCGACGTCCTCGCGGGGGTCGACGCGCTCGCGCTGCGCGACCTCGCGCCGATCGCCGGCCAGAACGAAGCGCTTCGCTTCGTGCACTTCGTCGACAAGGCGTACGACCTGGGGGTCGGCTTGCGCGCGCACGGCACGGCCCCGCCGGAGGCGCTGTTCGACGCGCGCTACCGCGAGGGGGCCTACGCGAAGAAGCACCACCGGGCGTTGTCGCGGCTCGCGGAGATGCTGGCCGATCCGTTCCCGCGCGGCGCGGCGCGCTGAGCGCCGCGCGGCCCGCGGGGCGGGTCCTCAGCCGGTCGACCCCTCGAGGGCGACCGCGACGCCGTCCGCCCGCAACCAGGCGGGGTCGCCCGGCCGCAGGTCGGAGCCGGGCCCGAGCCGCACGTACCAGCCCTCGCCCTCGGGGTCGCCCCCCTCGACGCAGCAGCGCAGCATGCGGTCGTGCCCGTAGTACTGCCGCTCGGTGATCACCACCGGCAGGCCCTCGGCCGAGGGCTCGACCCCGCCCGCCACGCGCTCCGCATTCGCCTCCCGCGGGCGCGGGGTCACGGTGAGGTCCTCCGGGCGGAGCGACACCAGCACCTGGCCCTCCGCGGCCGCATCGAGCGGCACCGTGCCGAGCGCGGTCGTCACGTGCCCGTTCTGCGCGATGCCCCGCACCAGATTCGTGCGCCCCAGGAACCCGGCGACGAACGCGGTGCGGGGCCGTCGATAGGTCGCTTCGGGCGCCCCCTCCTGCTCGAGCCGTCCGGCCCGCATGACGACCA
This is a stretch of genomic DNA from Trueperaceae bacterium. It encodes these proteins:
- the zapE gene encoding cell division protein ZapE; the encoded protein is MHDPTRLAVADLAAPTPRGASLASFVPPPRFGTTDFASYAPSDPTQATARDRVAAFAEAAAQPRRSAPWRRRRSGAGLYLDGGFGVGKTHLLAAAWHAAPLPEAAKRYLSFQELVFVLGVLGRDGAAEAFADVRLLCLDEFELDDPGNTLLIATFLRGAFARGTDVLTTSNTDPAAQGRGRFAAQDFRREIQGIADRFEVVRLEGPDHRAGRREGGWTPSDALDAAVASADGTVAVGTGADLHGVLERHHPVRYRDVLAGVDALALRDLAPIAGQNEALRFVHFVDKAYDLGVGLRAHGTAPPEALFDARYREGAYAKKHHRALSRLAEMLADPFPRGAAR